The genome window GAACAAGAGCTGCAAGCTGTTCTACCGGGCTGTCTCCTTTCCCGGTCTTTGCACTCTCCGGGATCAGAACGCTGCATTTTTGTTTCTTCCTCCCATCTTCCACGTAATCCATCTGGAACAGCTTGCTGCCTTTCCTATCATACTGGTAGGTCGTAGTTTTGCTCTTCTTCGCTTTGTAATCTGTATACTACACTAAGATTGAATGATGTCCTACAAAATTATGTGAAACCCTTCACTCTAACTATACTCTAAATACATAAATATGATCAATGGGTGCCCTTAATTCATCCCATTCCTCCCATTCATCTACATCCTCTAATTCAAAACAGATTCCCTTATCTACCTCCATTTCATAAGTATCATATACCTCTACATAATTTCCTACTAAACCTTTTACATCTTTTAATGTTGATCCCAGACCTATAACACCTTTATACTTTCCTTCAAAATCCCCCTCTACACCAATTTGATCTACTTTCCCATCGCTCGCAATCCAAAATCTTGCATTTTCAACTTTAATTATTGAACCCATTTCTAGAAATTCCTCCTGATAATCCTCACCAGCGGCTCTCAGAAGTTCTTCTTTGTCAATCCCAAGCCTAATATTGCCAATTCTAACACCTGGAATTATTGGACCATCTTGAATTTTCATCTACTGCACCTTCCTTATATTAATAAAACCATTTAAACTAGTTCCTTCATAAAAATCAATAATCTGACCTGTTGATTTATTGATTATTGCCTGTTTTCCTCCCGCTCTGATTATAACTTGCGTCTGACGCCCTTGATCCCCTCTATTAGAATTCCATATACCTTCAAATATTTCAGCAGTTCCCTTGTTTTCTTCAATAAACGCTCTCGCGCCTGCATCATATTCTTTTTTGCTTCCAAATCCCATACTTCTACCATGCTTGTTAAAATGCTTTCCCAGCTGATACATCCTTTGGTCAGATATCTTTAGCTGTTCTCCATACCCAAGTACCGTAGCTTCTTCATTTTTCCACTTTGCCTTTTCACTTATATTGGTTGTATTATTACCCTTACTGGGATTTATCATTTCGGCAAATAATACTATCCATGGTGCTGTCAGCATCAACGCGTATGCGGTCGTATTATACAGTCCTTCATCACCGCCAAATAAATATTCTTTCACCAAATTCAGTAAGTCATTACTTGGGTCTGTTAATCCATACCATATATCAAATCCGCCCTCTGTTATATCAGAAGCACCAATCAATGCCATAGAAGAGCCTACAAAAAACGGTAGTAGAGCACCACCACTTAAAACTACAGCAGCGGCAAGAGCCGTCCCTGCCATGCCTACTATTGCTCCCCGGCAAAATTGTGCCCCGCCACTCAAGCTCCGCTCCAGGTCAACTTTTTCTGTATCCGGAGTACAAAGTTCCCGCTTGACAAGACGCTGTGTTCTTGCTTTGGCCTGTGCAATGTAGTTTTGATATGAAGTGTATGTGCTCTGGTTATTTCTCCCATTGCTCTGCGGTCCGCCTGTTGATGGCCCTCCCGTAGTCGACATTCGTGAGTACATTCGTTTCGTTGTCTGATTTTTGGTCACTACATTCCTTACGATGCTCGCTGTATTGGTTTTCGCAGCCGACACCTTACTGGTTCTATTTGGCGCATTTCCTCCCGCAGTTGGCCCCCCATTTGTCGCCCGCCGCGTTGTCGTACTCCTGCTTCCTGCAGGTGATGGCGTCGGCACACGGTGCCCTGACGGGTCCGTATAATTCACCGGATTGTTCATCGTATAGGCATAGCGGTTCCGGCTCAGCGGCAGATCCAGATAGCCTGCCCAGCTGTCCTCACTGGTGAAGTTCCCATTCTCCGGATCATAATACCTTGCCCGCAGATACTGCAGGCCCGTGTTCGTATTCGTGGATTCTCCATTGTAGCCATAGTAGTTGATTCCATCCGGCTCTCCAAAGGTGAGCGCTTCATATGGGTTATACCATAGATGGTCTTGTTCTTCTTCGCCTTGTCATCTGTTCTGGAGATGAACTGGTTCGCGTCATTATACTTATACGTAACAGACTCTACGGTCCTGCACGTCTTAGTCTTGATTTTAAAATTTATTTCCGGCCAGTAACATCTATTTGCGACAATTTTCAAACTGATTATACATATACCCTCAGGTAAAATATGCTTGTAGCGAAATGTGTATTAATTCAAGGCAGGGTGGTTTTATGCCACCCTGTCCCTATCTGTCGTCCAGCAAAACCGGGCAAATCAATGAACAAAATATTTTACATCTGATAAATTTCTAATATTTCCTGTTTAGACCACTTATTATTCAAAATATTTTTAATTTCATCGGATAATTTAATAATTTCATCCCATGACTCTGAATTTCTAAAAGATATAATATTCCATTGAGCCGTCCCATCCAATCCCAATGTAAGAGTTCTAAGATGTTCACTATCCTTATAAATTTGCTCATCAATTAGACCGTGATTTAGCAAACGATCTAAACTAACAGATGCCAAAAAAGAAGTTACACCAACCACAAATTCTTCAAATATCCTAGATGCTATTAGCTCATCTGATAATAGTTTTGTACCTTCGCTGCACATTTCTAAAGTATCCAAATATAATTCAAATAATTTACCCACTGTAATTTTATCCATATCAATCACCTTTAAAATAAATAACAGTAGCTTTGTCACCTGGTAAAGGAACATAATCCTCTCCTACAATCTTTACTTTTCCTGTAGTACCTGTTGAAAACCCATAGTATGCTCCATCATGCCTTCCCCAAGAATGCTAGCTATTTCCTCTTGAGTAGATCCATATAGCCTTCCTGGATTTTGTAAAATATCATCAAAAGAGGGTGGTTTCCAAGTTACATTTCCCTTCCCATATTTATCATTAAAATACTCATACTATTCATTTCCGGTTTTTAGCTAAAATACTTTCTCTAAACGCCCGTGCTTGAAAAAGAAAAATTTCTGGATAAAGTAGCAAATTTTACAGAATCGAAGTGTGTGCAGGCTAAAGGCTGATATGCTGATACCACCCCGGCCAGAATACATCACCAGGCAAAGCCGGGCAATGTACCCCTAAACCTAATAATATAAAAGAGCTTTTATTTCATCTGCCAAATTTAAAATTTTTTCCCATTTTCTTTCCTTTCGAACCGAATAAACATTCCACAGCTCTGGGTAATGTGGCTGAATATCAATAAATAAATCTCTTAAAAGTTTGCATTTTTCCAAAATACTATCATCAATCCATCCTTCCTCCAAGAACATTTCCAAAAGTTCATCACTCAAATAAGTTCTCGCTAAAATATCGAATTCTTCAAAAATGTGTCTTTCTATTTCTTCATTTGTAGCATTCACAAGAAATTTTCCGCACTGTTTTAGCGTAAACAAAAAACTTTGGTATCTATCCTTTTTAACTTTTTTATATTTGTCCATTATCAATGATCCTCACTATAAATTATATATGCCTTATCACCGGGTAAAGGCACATATGTATTAGTGTCTACAACTTTAACTGTACCATATTTGCCTGATGAAAATCCATAATATGAACCTTCGTGTATGCCACCACCTCCATGATAAAATACCATATTATCTGGGTGAGCATCTTCTATAAATTTCCACCCACTTCCGTTACTGCCATATGTACTCTTAGTCCAACCAGATCCAAGTATATCGGCAACCTCATCTGCGGTATAGCCATTAAGGCTTGTGGGATGTCTTACAATTTCTTCAAAAGAATTTGCTTCCCATTTGACATTCTCTGCGCCATAAGTATCTTGAAAATACCTGTACCATTCATCTCCCCTAATCAAGGTTTTATGAGATGCCGCCTCAGAATTTCCCTCGAGCGTTCCTACCTGAGCCCTATCACTCAAATTACTAACCGGACCACTTCTATCCGGATTAAGACCATTTACATATGTCCCTGACCATAACGTTGTCGCCATTAATGCATTTATTGTCGCCTCATACCAATCATCATTTCCATTAAATGCATATTCTTTTACCAAATTTGACGATTCTTTGCTCGGATTTGTCCTTCCATACCATATATCAAGTCCACCCTCTGTCGCATCAGCAGCTCCGATAACAGCCATTGTTGCTCCAATCAAAATGGGAACAAGCATTGTGCCTCCACTCGCAACCACTGCAAAAACTATGGAAGTTCCTGCCGCTGCTACTGACAATCCACGTGCAACTTTGATATTTCCATCGCTAATTCTCTCTGTATCCGGAGTACACAGTTCCCGCTTGACAAGACGCTGTGTTCTTGCTTTGGACTGTGCAATGTAGTTTTGATATGAAGTGTATGTACTCTGGTTATTTCTTCCATTGCTCTGCGGTCCGCCTGTTGATGGCCCTCCCGTAATCGACATTCGTGAGTACATTCGTTTCGTTGTCTGATTTTTGGTCACTACATTCCTTACGATGCTCGCCGTATTGGTTTTAGGTGCTGAAACCTTGCCGCCCTTTGTACTGCCCGCCGGTTTTGTCATTCCTCCCGCAGTCGGCCCCCCGTTTGTTGCCTGCCGCGTTGTCGTTCTACTGCTTCCTGCAGCCGACGGCGTCGGCACGCGGTGCCCTGACGGGTCCGTATAATTCACCGGATTGTTCATCGTATAGGCATAGCGGTTCCGGCTCAGCGGCAGATCCAGATAGCCCGCCCAGCTGTCCTCACTGGTGAAGTTCCCATTCTCCGGATCATAATACCTTGCCCGCAGATACTGCAGGCCCGTGTTCGTATTCGTGGATTCTCCATTGTAGCCATAGTAGTTGATGCCATCCGGCTCTCCAAAGGTGAGCGCTCCATATGGGTCATACCGATAGCTGTTCTTCATGGTGCCATCAGAGGACGTAAGTCCTGCCACGCTTCCCTGTCCGTCGTACAGATAATAGAATGCTCCACCCGCCGTATCTTTGCCGAGTCTCTGCTCCCCGTAGGTGTACGCCGCTTTCGTCGTTCCGTCCACCTTAAGTTCCATCAGGACTTCCGCATTCTCCCGGTTGACATCGTTCACATACTGGGTGATGGTATAGTTCCGTTCCTGCCTTTTTTTCGGAACAAGAGCTGCAAGCTGTTCTGCCGGGCTGTTTCCTTTCTCGGTCTTTGCACTCTCCGGAATCAGCACACTTCCTTTTTGTGTCTCCTTGCTATCTTCCACGTAATCCATCTGGAACAGTTTGTTGCCATCGCCATCATAGAGAGCTGCCAGCAGGACCTCCTTTGAGGTGGACACGGCTTTCAGGCGGTTCTCCGCGGTATACTCATAGGTGATCGTGTTCTTCTTTCCGGAGCTTTCAGAAACCAGATTGCCGTCCTTATCATACTGATAGGTCGTAGTCCTGTTCTTCTTCGCCTTGTCATCTGTTCTGGAGATGAGCTGGTTAGCGTCATTATACTTATACGTAACGGACTCTACTGTCTTGCCCGCTGTAGTCTTGATATAGCGTGTCCGGTTCCCGTCGGCATCGTACTGGTACTCATAGGTCGTTGTACCTTTATTTTCCTCCTTCTCCGTACACTTTGTCAACTGCCAGTTCTCATCATAGGTATAACTTCGGGTCGTAGTCACTACCCGGATTTTTCCTTCTCCGTCCTTGTCATGCTTCCCATTGTGCTTGTTGCCGTGCGGATACTTGCTGTCATGCTTCCCGTCTTCGTGCTTCCTGTCATGCTTGTCATCATAGGTATAGCCTGCAAGAGATTCCGTCGTAGTTTCTCCGGTGATAAATCCCTGCTCATTGTAAGTATACTCGTAGGTGGAAATGACTTCATCACAGCCTTTGCAGTATGTCACCAGCTTTGTGATATGATCCATCGCATCATAGGCCACATCGGTCACCAGTTCGTTGGGGCGCAGAGTCTGTACCATGCGGTTCAATGCATCGTACCGGTACTCTGTGACGCTGCCCTGCCGGTCCGTCACTTTGATCAGGTTGTCATTCAGATCATACGCATAAAGGACTTTGCTTCCGTCAGGATAGCCGATCTCCTGCAGGTTCCCGCTTTCATCGTAGGCGTAAGTCACAGTCTGGCCGGCGCTGTCGGTTGCCTTTGTGATCCTGCCCAGCGCGTCATATTCGTAAGCTGCATCTCCAATCGCATCCTTCATGGATATCCGCTGTCCCATCGCATCATAGCCAGACAGAACATCCGCTTCCGTCTTCTTTCCTTTGGCATCCTCGTAGGATTTCTTCACCAGGCTGTTCAGTTCATCGTAATCATACGCCGTCTTTTTGCCGCCCGCAGAAATGTGGCTGACAAGCCTTCCTGCCTCGTCGTACCGCATGTTCTCCACACGGCCGGACGCATCCTTGCGCGATGTCAGATTGCCTTCCAGGTCGTAGGTGTATTTGGTCACCTTTCCA of Roseburia hominis contains these proteins:
- a CDS encoding RHS repeat-associated core domain-containing protein translates to MKQTTTFTYDKLHRLTGSVDAKGGASSYTYDIRDNLTSETNALGQTSTYTYDVAGRMTEMKDPLGQATTLLYDPVGNLTEATAPGGRKTSFGYDSNYNLTGVTDPMGYVTSYEYDKSNRLSGITDPFGQKESYQYDKDGRVTKETDKAGKSTAYAYDPHGNVKMITDKTGLNTHFTYDANDNLKSVTDAAGGKTTYGYDSMNWLTSYTSALGKVTKYTYDLEGNLTSRKDASGRVENMRYDEAGRLVSHISAGGKKTAYDYDELNSLVKKSYEDAKGKKTEADVLSGYDAMGQRISMKDAIGDAAYEYDALGRITKATDSAGQTVTYAYDESGNLQEIGYPDGSKVLYAYDLNDNLIKVTDRQGSVTEYRYDALNRMVQTLRPNELVTDVAYDAMDHITKLVTYCKGCDEVISTYEYTYNEQGFITGETTTESLAGYTYDDKHDRKHEDGKHDSKYPHGNKHNGKHDKDGEGKIRVVTTTRSYTYDENWQLTKCTEKEENKGTTTYEYQYDADGNRTRYIKTTAGKTVESVTYKYNDANQLISRTDDKAKKNRTTTYQYDKDGNLVSESSGKKNTITYEYTAENRLKAVSTSKEVLLAALYDGDGNKLFQMDYVEDSKETQKGSVLIPESAKTEKGNSPAEQLAALVPKKRQERNYTITQYVNDVNRENAEVLMELKVDGTTKAAYTYGEQRLGKDTAGGAFYYLYDGQGSVAGLTSSDGTMKNSYRYDPYGALTFGEPDGINYYGYNGESTNTNTGLQYLRARYYDPENGNFTSEDSWAGYLDLPLSRNRYAYTMNNPVNYTDPSGHRVPTPSAAGSSRTTTRQATNGGPTAGGMTKPAGSTKGGKVSAPKTNTASIVRNVVTKNQTTKRMYSRMSITGGPSTGGPQSNGRNNQSTYTSYQNYIAQSKARTQRLVKRELCTPDTERISDGNIKVARGLSVAAAGTSIVFAVVASGGTMLVPILIGATMAVIGAADATEGGLDIWYGRTNPSKESSNLVKEYAFNGNDDWYEATINALMATTLWSGTYVNGLNPDRSGPVSNLSDRAQVGTLEGNSEAASHKTLIRGDEWYRYFQDTYGAENVKWEANSFEEIVRHPTSLNGYTADEVADILGSGWTKSTYGSNGSGWKFIEDAHPDNMVFYHGGGGIHEGSYYGFSSGKYGTVKVVDTNTYVPLPGDKAYIIYSEDH